From the genome of Oligoflexus sp., one region includes:
- a CDS encoding TRC40/GET3/ArsA family transport-energizing ATPase: MTASSSSHEIFSRATIASVFMTKFIFFTGKGGVGKTSIASASALALAEQGQRVLLVSTDPASNLDETFGVKLTNHPREVPQVPRLMALNINPDLAAEEYRSRVITPMLGKATDLEIAGLREQLSGACTVEIAAFDEFTSLISDTAMTREFDIILFDTAPTGHTLRLLSLPQAWTGFFEMNERGASCLGPHTALKSQEARFAAAMEALRDPTLTTIVLVARPEKKHSD; the protein is encoded by the coding sequence ATGACAGCCTCAAGCAGCTCCCACGAAATATTCTCGCGCGCTACAATCGCATCCGTATTCATGACCAAATTCATCTTTTTTACGGGCAAGGGCGGGGTGGGGAAAACTTCCATCGCTTCGGCCAGCGCCTTGGCTTTGGCTGAGCAGGGACAACGCGTGTTGCTCGTCAGTACCGATCCTGCATCCAACCTGGATGAAACCTTCGGAGTGAAACTCACCAATCACCCGCGGGAAGTGCCGCAGGTGCCGAGGCTTATGGCGTTGAACATCAACCCCGATCTCGCCGCTGAAGAGTATCGGTCCCGGGTCATCACCCCGATGCTTGGCAAGGCCACGGACCTGGAAATCGCCGGCCTCCGCGAACAATTGTCCGGTGCCTGCACAGTCGAGATCGCTGCCTTCGATGAGTTCACATCCCTGATCAGTGATACGGCGATGACTCGTGAGTTCGATATCATTCTCTTCGATACAGCCCCCACCGGGCATACCCTGCGCCTTTTGAGTCTGCCGCAGGCCTGGACAGGTTTTTTCGAAATGAATGAGCGCGGCGCCAGTTGCCTCGGACCACATACAGCCCTGAAAAGTCAGGAAGCCCGCTTCGCGGCCGCGATGGAGGCTTTGCGGGATCCGACCTTGACGACGATCGTCCTGGTCGCGCGACCCGAAAAAAAGCACTCTGACTGA